GAAGCGCCGTGCGGCCCGGATGCGGGTCCGCAACAACTAAGACTCAGCTCAGCGGCACCCGCACCGTTGCCACGGTGCGCTCCGCGTCCGAGGCCAGGCTGAACTCACCCTTCAGGTCAGCCACCAGTGTGCTGACGATCGACAGGCCCAGGCTGTTCGAGCCGGCGATCGTGAAGTCCGGCGGCAGCGGCTCGCCATGGTTCTCGACCTCGACGATCAGCATCCCGTCCTCCTGCCGCGGACGGACGTACACCTCTCCGGAGGTGTCCTTCAGACCGTGCTCGACGGCGTTCTGACAGACCTCGGTGAGCACCAGCGACAGGCTGGTGGCCACATCGGCCGGAACCGAGCCGAACGACCCCTGGCGCACCATCCGCACCTTGCCGCCGGTCGCGGCCACGTCCCCCACCATTCGCAGCAGCCGATCGGCGACGTCGTCGAAGAAGACTGTGGAGTCGAAGTCCTGGCTGAGGATCTCGTGCACCACGGCGATGGCCGCGACCCGCTTCATGGCGTCGTCGAGGGCACCCTTCGCCTCCGGTGAGGAGATTCGCCGGGCCTGCAGGCGCAACAGCGCCGCCACAGTCTGCAGGTTGTTCTTCACCCGATGGTGGATCTCCCGGATGGTGGCGTCCTTGGTGACCAGCTGACGTTCCCGGGAACGCAGTTCAGTGGTGTCGCGGCACAGCACCAGCAACCCGTCGGGCCGGTCCTCGTGGATCAGCGGCAGCACCCGCAGCCGGACGTTCGCCGTGGACGACTCCAGATCGACCTCGGCCGAGCCACGTCCGGCCAGGCTGGCGGCCAGCGGACGCTCCACCGGACCGCGCTCCTTCAGCAGCGACTTGGTCACCGAGACGAAGTCCTCACCGTACAGGTCGCTGGTCAGGCCGAGCCGCCGATAGGCGCTCATGGCGTTCGGGCTGGCGTAGGAGATCATCCCGTTGGCATTGACTCGCAGCATGCCGTCCCCGACCCGGGGCGACACCCACGGCACCCGGCGGTCACCGCCGAGTGGGAACTGATGGTGGTGCACCATCCCGATCAGCACCTGGGCGGCCTCCAGATAGGCGTCCTCGAGCGCTCCGGGGGCGCGGACGCCCATCTGGTTGGTGTGCATCTCCACGACGGCCACACAGCGCTCGTCGTCCATGATCGGGATCGCGGTCACGTCCACCGGAATGCCGGCGTGCAGCTTGTTGCCGCTGGTGTGGCAGATCTCGCCGGACAGGTAGGCCTCGGTGACCAGGTGCTCGGGGTCGTAGCTGATGTCCTCGCCGACCACGTCGTCTTCCAGCGAGGTCGGGCCGGTGGTCGGACGCACCTGGCCGCAGGCCCAGAAGATGTTGTCGTCCACGCCGGGGACCCACAAGATGAGATCCGCGAAGGCGAGATCGGCCAGCAATGACCACTCGTCGATCAGCTGATCGAGCCAGGCCCGGTCGACTTCCGTGAGGTCACAATGCTCGGCCATCACCCGATCGCGGTTACGCATGGAGACCACCCTACTTACCCAAGTTGGACCGCTGCTCCGGCGACTGGCAGAATGGGTCCCCGCGTCGTCCGACGCCGCAAGCCGATACGATCGAGGAGACCGAGATGGGTAAGGGTGGCCGCAAGCGCCGTTCCCGCAGGAAGAACAGCGCCAACCACGGCAAGCGCCCCAACGCCTGACGCTCGCCTGTTCGAACAACTCGAGCCCTCGCCTTCATGGCGGGGGCTCGTTGCTGTTTCCGGGCTGAGGTGTGGGCTCAGTCGACGTCCTGCTCGACACTGAACTTGGCCTGGAGTCGGACCCGCAGGCCGTCCGGGGCCAGATCCTCGCGGCAGCAGCGGCGGATCAGCACCCGCATGGCCTCTTCGACCTGGAACCGGTCCAGGCAGGGCTCGCAGGCCATCAGGTGCTCACGGATCTCGTCGGCCTCTTCGGCGCTGAGCTCGTTGTCGTGGAAGGCGTAGACCTGTTCGATCACCGAGCTGCAGTCGTGCAGGTCGTGCTGGTGCTCACTCATCACCGCTCCGAACGATCAGGCCCTGCTCGACGGCGAAGTCGGCCAGCCGGTTGCGCAGCTGGGTGCGTCCGCGGTTCAGCCGGGACATCACCGTGCCGATCGGGGTGCCCATGATCTCGGCGATCTCCTTGTAGGAGAAACCCTCGACGTCGGCCAGGTAGACGGCCAGCCGGAAGTCGGCCGGCAGCGCGTTCATTGCCTCGGTCACCGCCGAATGCGGCATCCGGTCCAGCGCCTCCATCTCGGCCGAGCGCAGTCCCTCAGAGGTGTGCGACTCGGCGCGGGCCAGCTGCCAGTCCTCGACCTCCTGGCCGGAGGTCTGCGGCTGCCGCTGACGCTTGCGGTAGGTGTTGATGAAGGTGTTGGTCAGAATCCGGTACAGCCAGGCCTTGAGGTTGGTGCCCGGCGTGAACTGACGGAACGAGGCGTACGCCTTGGCGTAGGCCTCCTGAACGACATCCTCGGCGTCGGCGGGGTTGCGGGTCATCCGCAGCGCAGCACCGTAGAGCTGGTCGAGGAAAGGCAACGCCTCAGCCTCAAACCGCGCGGACAACTCGGCGTCGGTCTCTTGGAAGACGGGCACCGCCACGTCTTCATCGTGCAAGGTCGGCAGGTTCATCACGAACGAGCCTAGCGGGTGGCCCGGACGGCTCAAGGTGCCAGTACCGACGCCACGCTCAGCTGCTGTTGTGATCACCTCTGCAAAACGTCGAATCGGGGCTCACCTATTCCGCTTCCTGCGGCTCGATCAGCTCGGGGCCGTTGTTGGCCACCTGGTTCACCAGCCGGGAGACCGGGTAGTAGCGCATCGCCGCCACCGGGACGTCCAGCAGAGCTCGCGGCTCGCCGTCGAAGGCGGGGTCCAGCCAGGGCGTCCAGTTCTCCCGGGCCACCGCCATCGGCATCCGGTCGTGCAGGCGTCCCAGTTCGTCGGTGGCACTGGTGGTGAGCACCGTGGCGGTGACCAGCCAGCTAGCGTCCGGGGCCTTCCAGAACTCATAGAGACCGGCCATCACCAGCAGCTCACCGTCGGCCGGACGGATGAAGTACGGCTGCTTGATCGGCTTGCCGTCGGGCCCGGGCTCGGACTGCCACTCGTAGTAGCCGGTGGCCGGCAGCAAGCAGCGCCGGCTGGCGTAGGCCTTGCGGAACGACGGCTTCTCGGCCGCGGTCTCGATTCGGGCGTTGATCAGCCGGGACGCCCCGGACGGATCCTTGGCCCAGGACGGCACCAGCCCCCATCGCACCTCGGCCAGCAGCCGCTGCGGCCCCTGCTCCCGGTTGCGCTCCAGGACCGCCAGCACCGGATCGGTGGGGGCGATGTTGTAGGACGGCGGCGGCAGCGGACCGGCGACCTCATCGATCTCGAAGAAGTCGGCCAATTCGACCCCAGCGAGGCTGAGCGCGTACCGTCCGCACATGCCCACGACCCTACGCCGCGCCGTGTTGATCGACCCGGCACTCTTGGCACACCGTGGGCTAGAGGGTAGGAATGACGCATGAGTCTGTTGCGGTTTGTCGCCCGGTCAATGCTGGCCAGTTACTTCGTCGTGAACGGAGTGCAAGCGCTGATCAAGCCCGCCGACCACACCGAGCTGGCCGAGCCGGCTCTGGAACTCGCCCCGCGGCTGCGTGACGCGTTGCCCGAGGGCGTCCGCAGCTACATCCCCACTGACGCGGTGTCGATGACCCGCTGCCTGGCAGCCGCCCAGGTGGCCGGCGGCCTCGGCCTGGCCACCGGAATCGGACGCCGTTGCGGCGCTGCCGTCCTGGCCACCACGATCCTGCCCTCGGTGGTGGTCGCCAAGCCGTGGCGGCAGAGCGTCGACAAGGCCCAGCTGGGCACCGACGTGGCCCTGCTCGGCGGGGTGTTGCTGGCCGCCGTTGACACCGAAGGCAAGCCCGGCCTGGCCTGGCGGGTCCGCCAGCAGCGCAAGCTGGCCGCTGAGCAGAAGGCTAACCTGGAGCGGACCGCCAAGGAAGCCGCCGGCAAGGTCCGACGCGCCCTGGAAGTGCATTCTTGAGTCCGACACCCTGGCTAGCCCCGCTCGCCGCCGGACCGGTTCGCGGCGAACTGAGAGTCCCGGGATCGAAGTCCGCCAGCGCCCGCAGCCTGCTGTTGGCCGCCCTGGCTGACGGCCCGTCCATGCTGTCGGGGGTGTTGGCGTCGCGAGACACCAGCCTGATCCGGGCCGGACTGACCACTCTGGGTGCTCGGATCGACGAGGTGGACGACCGGCTGCAGGTCACCCCGGCAGCCGAGCTCACCGGCGGTGGCCGGATCGACTGCGGCCTGGCCGGCACCGTGATGCGTTTCCTGCCGCCGCTGGCCGCCCTGGCCGAGCAGCGCACCGAGTTCTTCGGCGACCCGGCTGCCAGCCAGCGTCCGATGGAGCCGCTGCTGGGCGCTCTCGCCGAGCTCGGCGCTGAGGTCAGCCAGCCGCGCAGCCTGCCGTTCAGCGTTGCCAGAGGACGATTCCGCGGCGGTGCCGTGAGCCTGGACGCCAGCGGCTCCAGCCAGTTCGTCTCGGCGCTGCTGTTGGGCGCTCCGCGTTTCCCCGACGGCATCGCCGTCACTCACTCGGGGCCCACGTTGCCCTCACTGCCGCACATCCAGATGACCGTCACTCTGCTGACCCGCCGCGGCGTGGCCGCCGTCCAGACCGGCCCGGCCAGCTGGCAGGTCTCCCCCGGCCCGATCGCCGCACTGGACGAGGCCGTCGAGCCCGACCTCACCAATGCCGCCACGCTGCTGGCGGCCGCCCTGGTCACCGGCGGCGAACTCACCACGCACTGGCCGCACGGCGTCCAGGCCGGCGAGGAACTGGCCGAGGTGCTGGCCGCGTTCGGGGCGCAGCTCACGCTGTCCACCGGCCCGGACGACACCCGACAGCTCACCGTCTCCGGGACCCAGGGCCTGCGCGGCGCCGACCTGGACCTGTCGAAGGTCAGCGAACTCACCCCGGTGGCTGCGGCCCTGGCCGCGCTGGCCCCCGAGCCGAGCCGGCTGCGCGGGGTGGCCCACATCCGCGGCCATGAGACCGATCGGCTCGCCGCGCTCAGCACCGGGCTGGGTGAACTCGGCGCCGACGTCCGGCAGACCGCCGACGGGCTGGAGTTCCGGCCGTCCCGGCTCCACGGCGGCAGCTTCGCCACTCATGCCGATCATCGCCTGGCCCATGCCGCCGCCCTGGTCGGGCTGGTGGTGGACGGAGTGCTGCTCGACGACGTCGCCTGCACCACCAAGACCCTGCCCGACTTCCCGGGCATGTGGCAGAACCTGATCGGGGCCGATCGATGAGCCGCCAGGGCATCACCAGCGACCCGCACGCCGGCTTCGACCGTCCCGGACGCCGCAGCCGTCCCCGCACCAAGGATCGGCCCACCTACGACAAGGCGGTTCCCGCGATCGTGGTCACCGTCGACCGGGGACGCTTCCGTTGCCTGATCGAGGGCCAGGACCAGGTGGTCAGCACCACCAAGGCCCGCAACCTGGGCCGCAAGGCCGTCATCGTGGGCGACCGGGTCCGCCTGGTCGGCGACACCAGCGGGGACGAGGGCAGCCTGGCCCGGATCGTCGAGGTCGACGAGCGGGAGACCGTGCTGCGCCGCACCGCCGATGACGATGACCCGTTCGAGCGTCCGATCGTGGCCAATGCCGACCAGCTGGTGATCGTCACCGCACTGGCCGATCCCCCGCCCCGGGTCGGCATGATCGATCGGATCCTGGTGGCCGCCTACGACGCCGGCCTGGATCCGGTGCTGGTGCTCACCAAGGCCGATCTGGGCAGCCCGGACGAACTGATCGCCGCCTACCGTCCGCTGGGGGTTCCGGTGGTGACCACCGAGCCCGGCTCCGAGCTCAGCGAGCTGCGCCGGCTGTTGGCCGGCCACCGCAGCGTCCTGGTCGGCCACTCCGGGGTCGGCAAGTCCACCCTGGTCAATGCGCTGATCCCGGACATCCACCGTGAGGTCGGCGAGGTCAACGAGGTCACCGGACGTGGCCGGCACACCTCCACCAGCGCCATCGCCCTGGCCCTGCCCGATCCCGGCGGCTGGGTGATCGACACTCCGGGCGTCCGCTCCTTCGGGCTGAGCCACGTCACCCCGGACTCGTTCATCGCGGCCTTCTCCGACCTGGCCGACATCGTCGAGGACTGCCCGCGGGGCTGCCGCCACGACTCCACCGAGCCCGAATGCGCCCTGGACGCCGCCGTCGCCGACGGACGTCTGAGTGCTGAGCGACTGGAGTCGTTCCGCAGGATGGAGCGCGCGTTCGGCTAGATTGCTGAACATGCCCGATCAAGCCCTGCTCGATGACCTGCGCCTGGCCCATGTGCTGGCCGACCAGGCCGATGCCATCACGTTGGCCCGCTTCAAGGCCAGTGATTTGCAGGTGACCGCCAAACCTGACCTGACTCCGGTGACCGACGCCGATACCGCCGTGGAAGACGCGCTGCGGACCAGCTTGTCCCGGACCCGTCCGCGGGATGCCGTACACGGCGAGGAGCGACCCGACTCCGGCTGGGGACCCCGGCGCTGGGTGATCGATCCGATCGACGGCACCGCCAACTTCGTCCGCGGGGTGCCGGTGTGGGCCACCCTGATCTCGTTGATGGTCGGGGACGAAGTCGTCGCCGGTGTGGTCTCGGCTCCGGCCCTGGCTCGCCGCTGGTGGGCCAGCAAGGGCGGTGGCGCGTTCACCGGACGCAGCCTGCTCCAGGGCGTCCCGTGCCGAGTGTCCGGGGTCGGCCAGATCGAGGACGCGTCCTTGTCGTACTCGTCGATCGGTGGCTGGATCGAGGCCGGACGCGGCCAGCAGTTCGTCGACCTGCTCCGCGACTGCTGGCGGACCCGGGCCTACGGCGACTTCTGGAGCTACATGCTGCTGGCCGAAGGCACTGTCGATCTGGCCGCTGAGCCCGAGCTGGCCCTGCACGACATGGCCGCGGTCTCGATCGTGGTCACCGAGGCCGGCGGCCGGTTCACCAGTCTGGACGGCAAGGACGGCCCGCACGGGCCCGGCGCCATCGCCACCAACTCCTTGCTGCACGACGAGGTCGTCGAGCGGCTCAGCCTCGAGGCGGAGTGAGCGGTCCGGTGCTGCGGATCCGCGGCACCGCGGCCAGCAGCGCCTTGGTGTAGTCCTGCTGGGGATCGGTGTAGACCGACTCGGCCGGGCCGGCTTCGACGATCTGTCCGGCGCGCATCACGGCCAGCTGATCGCACAGATGCCGGACCACCATGAGGTCGTGGCTGACCACGATCAAGGTCAGTCCGGCCGAGGCCACCAGATCGGTGAGCAGGTTCAGCACCTGGGCCCGCACCGAGACGTCCAGCGCCGACACCGGCTCGTCGGCGATCAGCACCTCCGGTTTGGGTGCCAGTGCCCGGGCGATCGCGATCCGTTGCCGCTGTCCGCCGGAGAACTCGTGCGGGAACCGGTCGGCGGCATCCAGCGGCAGATCCACCGCGGTCAGCACCTCGGCCAGCCGTTCCTGGTGATCGACGTCGGCGGGCAGCTGGCGGCGCACCAGCTTCGAGCGCAGCGGCTCGGTGATGATCTGGCCCACCCGCATCCGTGGGTTCAGCGAGGAGCGCGGATCCTGGAAGACCAACTGCACCGAGGCTCGCAGGAAGCCCAGCTCCCGCTCGGGCAGGGTGGAGATCGGCTTGCCTTCGAACCAGACAGTGCCGCTGGTCGGACGATCCAGCCCGGCCAACAGCCGGACCAGCGTCGACTTCCCCGAGCCGGACTCCCCCACGATGCCCAGCCGGCCGCCGCGGGCCAGCTCCAGATCCACCCCGGCCAGCGCCCGGACGGTGCGTCCACCGGTGGTGAACGACCTGGTCAGGGCCTCGGCGCGGTACACCGGCTCGGTCATCGGTGGCCTCCGGAGTAGAAGTCCTCGACCACCGGCAGCCGCTGCCCGGGCGGCACCTGGTCCAGCCGTGCCGTGGCGACCAGGCCGCGAGTGTAGGGATGCTCCGGGTTGGTGAACAGCTTCTCGACGCTGCCGGCCTCGACGATCCGGCCGTCCAGCATCACCATCACCTGATCGCAGACCTGGGAGACCACGGCCAGGTCGTGGGTGATGAACAGGCAGGCCGCCCCGGAGGCGGTCAGGGCCTGGTCGAGCTTCTGCAGCACCATGGCCTGGACGGTCACGTCCAGCGCCGTGGTGGGCTCGTCGCAGATCACCAGCTCCGGGGAGTTGATCAGGGCCATGGCCAAGATGGCCCGCTGCCGCTGGCCACCGGACAGCTGGTGCGGGAACGCGTCGGCCACCCGCTGTGGATCGTCCAGGCCGACGTCGGCCAGCATGGCGACCACTCGCTCCCGGGCCGGGCCGGACTCGGTGCCGGTGTGTAGGCGCAGCACCTCGGCCACCTGCCGTCCGACCCGCATCGTCGGATCGAGGGCGGTCATCGGCTCCTGGAAGACCATCGAGACCAGCTTGCCGCGCCGCTTGGCCAGCTCCCCCTCGTCCAGGCCGAGCAGTTCGTCGCCCGCCAGCCGGATCGAGCCGCTGACGACGGCGTTCGGCGGCAGCAGGCCCATGACGGCCAGCGCCGTGACGGTCTTGCCCGAACCGGACTCGCCGATCAGACCCAGCCGCTGGCCGGGCTCGATGGTGAAACTGATCCCGTCCAGGGCGCGCACCCGGCGGCGTCCGAACTCGATGCCCAGGTCACTGATCTCCAGCAGGCTCATGGCACCTCCCGCAGCCGCGGGTCGAGATAGTCGCGCAGGCCGTCGCCCAGCAGGTTGAAGCCGAGCACCGCCACCGCGATGGCCAGTCCGGGCCAGACGGCCTGCAGCGGAGCCACGAAGAGGTACTGCTGGGCGTCGCGCAGCATGTTGCCCCAGGTGGGGGTGGGACGCGGCGTCCCCAGCCCCAGGTAGGACAGCGCCGCCTCGGCCAGGATCGCGGTCGCGAAGCCGACTGAGGCCTGGACGCCGACCACCGGGGCGATGTTCGGGGCCACATGACGCACCGCGATCCCCCACCGGGACGTCCCCGCGCCGCGGGCGGCCAGGACGAAGTCCGAGGCCACCACCTGCAGGGTGCCGGCCCGGGCCACCCGGGCGAAGGCCGGGATCGAAGCCACTCCGATGGCCACCATGGCGGTCAGCGTGGATGCTCCGAAAACCGAAGCCAGCAGGATGGCCAGGAGCAGCGCCGGGAAGGCGTAGACCACATCGGAGACCCGCATCACCAGCTGATCGAGCCAGCCGCCCACCTGGCCGGCCAGCATGCCCAGCGGCACTCCGATCACCGCGGCGATCCCCACCGAGATGATCCCCACGATCAAGGTGGTCCGGGCGCCGACCAGCAGCCGGGAGAAGATGTCGATGCCGAAGCCGTCGGTACCCAGCAGGTGCGGCCAGCCGGGACCCTGCAGCCGCTGGCCGGGCACGACCCGGATCGGGTCGAACGGCGTCCAGGCCAGGGAGATCAGGGCGGCCACGATCACCGCGCCGACCAGGATCAGCCCGGTGATCAGCTGTGCGCGCTTCATCGCTGGCCTCCGGCCGTGGTGCGCTGGCGCGGATCGATCAGCAGGTAGGACAGGTCGACCAGGGCGCTGATCGTCAGCACGGCCACGACCAGGAACATCACCGTGCCCTGCACCACGAACAGGTCGCGCTGGGCGACGGCGTCCAGCAGCAACGAACCCAGGCCGGGCAGGCTGAACACGGTCTCCACAACGATCGCCCCGACCAGCACCGAGGACAGCTGCAGTCCGACCACGGTGACCAGCGAGATCGCGGCATTGCGCAGTCCATGCCGCAGCAGGGCGCGCATCGGCGTCCAGCCCACCGAGCGGGCGGTGCGGTAGTAGTCCTCGTTGAGCACCTCAAGGAAGGCCGAGCGGACGTAGCGAGTCAGCACCGCCGCCTGCACGCCGGCCAGAGTGAGGCCGGGCAGGATCAGGTGCAGCGCCCACTGAGCAGGGTTGGTCAGCAGCGGGACGTAGCCGTTGGCCGGCAGCCAGCGCAGCCAGACGGCGAACACCACCACGGCCAGGATGCCGCCCCAGAACACCGGGATGGCGATGCCGATCTGGGCCGAGACGCTGACCAGGGTGCCGGCCCAGGAGCGCCGCTTGAGGGCGGCGATCATCCCAGCCGGGATGGCCAGCAGGATCGAGCCGACCAGTCCGATCAGGACCAGCCACATGGTCACCGCGATCCGCGGGGCCAGCAGGCCGAGCACTGGGTCCCCGGACAGGTGGGAGTGCCCGAAGTCACCGGTGAGCAGCCCACCGAGCCAGGAGAAGTACTGGACGGCCAGTGGCTGGTCCAGACCGAGCTGAGACCGCAGCGTGGCGACTGCCTCCGGGGTGGCGTCCGTGCCGAGGATCACCTGGGCCACATCGCCGGGCAGGGCCTTGGTGACCAGGAAGATCAGCAGGGAGGCGCCGAGCAGGCTCGCCACGAAGACGCCGACACGGCGCAGGATTCGTAGTGGCAGGCCCATCGACGGATGGCCGCGTCAGCGGCTGGCGATAGTGGTGAGATCGAAGCTGAGCGTGGTGGCGTTCGCCGGCACTCCATCGACAGTGTTCTTGGTGACCACCAGGTTCGGCAGCGCGAACAGCCAGATGGCCGCGCAGTCGTCGGCCAGGTAGCGGACGGCCAGCTTCATCTTCGCCACGGCCTGATCGTCGGCGGCCTCGTCCGCCTGGCGATAGAGCTCGGCGAACTCGGCCGAGCCGTAGTGCCAGTAGTAGTTCGGGTTGGCGAACTTGCCCAGGTCACGGGCCTCGACGTGGGCCACGATGGTCATGTCGTAGTCGCCGTTGGTGAACACCTCGCTCAGCCAGCGGGTGAAGTCCAGCTCCTCGACCTTCACCGTCACCCCGACGTCGCGCAGCTGGCTGGCCACGAACTGGGCCGACTTCACCGCGTACGGCACCACCGGCACCCGCATCCGCAAGGTGAGCCCCTTGGCGTAGCCCGCCTCGGCCAGCAGCTGCTTGGCCTTGGCCGGGTCGTAGGGGTTCAGGCCGGACAGGTCCTCGTACCAGGGGTCGGTGGGGACGGCCATGGACCCGATCAAGGTGCCCTCACCGTTCCAGACCGTGTCGAGCAGGGCTCGACGGTCGATCGCCGCGGTCAGCGCCTGGCGCACCTTCAGGTTGGCCAGCGCCTTGCTCTTGTGGTTCAGGCCGAGGACGACCTCGCCGTTGGTCGTCCCCTTGGTGACGGTGAAGCGGCTGGGGTCGGCGAACTGCGGCAGCGAGTCCGGCGCCTGCAGGTTGGAGATCACGTCGAGGTCGCCGCTGAGCATGGCCGCGTTCTGCGCGTTCGGGTCGGCGATGTAGCGGAAGGTGACGTCGTCGTAGCGGGCCGGAGTCCCCCAGTAGCTGTCACTCTTGGCCAACACGATGTCTTGGCCCTTGTCGTGGGCCTTCACGTAGTAGGGGCCGGAGCCCGCGGTGGCGTTGGCCAGGTCGCCGGTGAAGGACGGATCCAGGATCATCCCCAAGCTCGACGACATGTCATACAGCCACATCACCGACGGATGGGTCAGCGTGATCGCCACCTGATGCTCGTCGATCACCT
The nucleotide sequence above comes from Propionicimonas paludicola. Encoded proteins:
- a CDS encoding sigma-70 family RNA polymerase sigma factor, with protein sequence MNLPTLHDEDVAVPVFQETDAELSARFEAEALPFLDQLYGAALRMTRNPADAEDVVQEAYAKAYASFRQFTPGTNLKAWLYRILTNTFINTYRKRQRQPQTSGQEVEDWQLARAESHTSEGLRSAEMEALDRMPHSAVTEAMNALPADFRLAVYLADVEGFSYKEIAEIMGTPIGTVMSRLNRGRTQLRNRLADFAVEQGLIVRSGDE
- a CDS encoding ABC transporter permease; amino-acid sequence: MGLPLRILRRVGVFVASLLGASLLIFLVTKALPGDVAQVILGTDATPEAVATLRSQLGLDQPLAVQYFSWLGGLLTGDFGHSHLSGDPVLGLLAPRIAVTMWLVLIGLVGSILLAIPAGMIAALKRRSWAGTLVSVSAQIGIAIPVFWGGILAVVVFAVWLRWLPANGYVPLLTNPAQWALHLILPGLTLAGVQAAVLTRYVRSAFLEVLNEDYYRTARSVGWTPMRALLRHGLRNAAISLVTVVGLQLSSVLVGAIVVETVFSLPGLGSLLLDAVAQRDLFVVQGTVMFLVVAVLTISALVDLSYLLIDPRQRTTAGGQR
- a CDS encoding sensor histidine kinase, which encodes MRNRDRVMAEHCDLTEVDRAWLDQLIDEWSLLADLAFADLILWVPGVDDNIFWACGQVRPTTGPTSLEDDVVGEDISYDPEHLVTEAYLSGEICHTSGNKLHAGIPVDVTAIPIMDDERCVAVVEMHTNQMGVRAPGALEDAYLEAAQVLIGMVHHHQFPLGGDRRVPWVSPRVGDGMLRVNANGMISYASPNAMSAYRRLGLTSDLYGEDFVSVTKSLLKERGPVERPLAASLAGRGSAEVDLESSTANVRLRVLPLIHEDRPDGLLVLCRDTTELRSRERQLVTKDATIREIHHRVKNNLQTVAALLRLQARRISSPEAKGALDDAMKRVAAIAVVHEILSQDFDSTVFFDDVADRLLRMVGDVAATGGKVRMVRQGSFGSVPADVATSLSLVLTEVCQNAVEHGLKDTSGEVYVRPRQEDGMLIVEVENHGEPLPPDFTIAGSNSLGLSIVSTLVADLKGEFSLASDAERTVATVRVPLS
- a CDS encoding ABC transporter permease; the protein is MKRAQLITGLILVGAVIVAALISLAWTPFDPIRVVPGQRLQGPGWPHLLGTDGFGIDIFSRLLVGARTTLIVGIISVGIAAVIGVPLGMLAGQVGGWLDQLVMRVSDVVYAFPALLLAILLASVFGASTLTAMVAIGVASIPAFARVARAGTLQVVASDFVLAARGAGTSRWGIAVRHVAPNIAPVVGVQASVGFATAILAEAALSYLGLGTPRPTPTWGNMLRDAQQYLFVAPLQAVWPGLAIAVAVLGFNLLGDGLRDYLDPRLREVP
- the rsrA gene encoding mycothiol system anti-sigma-R factor codes for the protein MSEHQHDLHDCSSVIEQVYAFHDNELSAEEADEIREHLMACEPCLDRFQVEEAMRVLIRRCCREDLAPDGLRVRLQAKFSVEQDVD
- a CDS encoding inositol monophosphatase family protein; this translates as MPDQALLDDLRLAHVLADQADAITLARFKASDLQVTAKPDLTPVTDADTAVEDALRTSLSRTRPRDAVHGEERPDSGWGPRRWVIDPIDGTANFVRGVPVWATLISLMVGDEVVAGVVSAPALARRWWASKGGGAFTGRSLLQGVPCRVSGVGQIEDASLSYSSIGGWIEAGRGQQFVDLLRDCWRTRAYGDFWSYMLLAEGTVDLAAEPELALHDMAAVSIVVTEAGGRFTSLDGKDGPHGPGAIATNSLLHDEVVERLSLEAE
- a CDS encoding ATP-binding cassette domain-containing protein; its protein translation is MTEPVYRAEALTRSFTTGGRTVRALAGVDLELARGGRLGIVGESGSGKSTLVRLLAGLDRPTSGTVWFEGKPISTLPERELGFLRASVQLVFQDPRSSLNPRMRVGQIITEPLRSKLVRRQLPADVDHQERLAEVLTAVDLPLDAADRFPHEFSGGQRQRIAIARALAPKPEVLIADEPVSALDVSVRAQVLNLLTDLVASAGLTLIVVSHDLMVVRHLCDQLAVMRAGQIVEAGPAESVYTDPQQDYTKALLAAVPRIRSTGPLTPPRG
- a CDS encoding ABC transporter ATP-binding protein; the protein is MSLLEISDLGIEFGRRRVRALDGISFTIEPGQRLGLIGESGSGKTVTALAVMGLLPPNAVVSGSIRLAGDELLGLDEGELAKRRGKLVSMVFQEPMTALDPTMRVGRQVAEVLRLHTGTESGPARERVVAMLADVGLDDPQRVADAFPHQLSGGQRQRAILAMALINSPELVICDEPTTALDVTVQAMVLQKLDQALTASGAACLFITHDLAVVSQVCDQVMVMLDGRIVEAGSVEKLFTNPEHPYTRGLVATARLDQVPPGQRLPVVEDFYSGGHR
- the rsgA gene encoding ribosome small subunit-dependent GTPase A encodes the protein MSRQGITSDPHAGFDRPGRRSRPRTKDRPTYDKAVPAIVVTVDRGRFRCLIEGQDQVVSTTKARNLGRKAVIVGDRVRLVGDTSGDEGSLARIVEVDERETVLRRTADDDDPFERPIVANADQLVIVTALADPPPRVGMIDRILVAAYDAGLDPVLVLTKADLGSPDELIAAYRPLGVPVVTTEPGSELSELRRLLAGHRSVLVGHSGVGKSTLVNALIPDIHREVGEVNEVTGRGRHTSTSAIALALPDPGGWVIDTPGVRSFGLSHVTPDSFIAAFSDLADIVEDCPRGCRHDSTEPECALDAAVADGRLSAERLESFRRMERAFG
- a CDS encoding SOS response-associated peptidase, with the protein product MCGRYALSLAGVELADFFEIDEVAGPLPPPSYNIAPTDPVLAVLERNREQGPQRLLAEVRWGLVPSWAKDPSGASRLINARIETAAEKPSFRKAYASRRCLLPATGYYEWQSEPGPDGKPIKQPYFIRPADGELLVMAGLYEFWKAPDASWLVTATVLTTSATDELGRLHDRMPMAVARENWTPWLDPAFDGEPRALLDVPVAAMRYYPVSRLVNQVANNGPELIEPQEAE
- the aroA gene encoding 3-phosphoshikimate 1-carboxyvinyltransferase translates to MSPTPWLAPLAAGPVRGELRVPGSKSASARSLLLAALADGPSMLSGVLASRDTSLIRAGLTTLGARIDEVDDRLQVTPAAELTGGGRIDCGLAGTVMRFLPPLAALAEQRTEFFGDPAASQRPMEPLLGALAELGAEVSQPRSLPFSVARGRFRGGAVSLDASGSSQFVSALLLGAPRFPDGIAVTHSGPTLPSLPHIQMTVTLLTRRGVAAVQTGPASWQVSPGPIAALDEAVEPDLTNAATLLAAALVTGGELTTHWPHGVQAGEELAEVLAAFGAQLTLSTGPDDTRQLTVSGTQGLRGADLDLSKVSELTPVAAALAALAPEPSRLRGVAHIRGHETDRLAALSTGLGELGADVRQTADGLEFRPSRLHGGSFATHADHRLAHAAALVGLVVDGVLLDDVACTTKTLPDFPGMWQNLIGADR
- a CDS encoding DoxX family protein translates to MSLLRFVARSMLASYFVVNGVQALIKPADHTELAEPALELAPRLRDALPEGVRSYIPTDAVSMTRCLAAAQVAGGLGLATGIGRRCGAAVLATTILPSVVVAKPWRQSVDKAQLGTDVALLGGVLLAAVDTEGKPGLAWRVRQQRKLAAEQKANLERTAKEAAGKVRRALEVHS
- a CDS encoding 50S ribosomal protein bL37, with protein sequence MGKGGRKRRSRRKNSANHGKRPNA